One stretch of Leishmania infantum JPCM5 genome chromosome 24 DNA includes these proteins:
- a CDS encoding putative DNA polymerase theta (polymerase domain only), with protein sequence MPPKSARRGSATHALVPPALATEVAPSPPPAELQSHRGRTRQESALLFWLEAACAAPVSRSSTNADRASASSSSTTAAAATPVAETKREPSVDLASRPPPEEQLKQQPWHGGASTQQETATPEVSAAGASAAETPSTFLVQTVATKPPPPPGEMRLGGDTSGSRKTADAPPTPGTEHPAPLPHLSWGTGPRRLVVADAVPLFDSLLAGRLGPVAVDVQLQGHTRLSQQPQQFEAALQAYERQSTGALREALSSVQPFFLLCNAGGGADMRVNHSEASGGGMDDDGHPQPAHGAAVLSNSSVLYTMDPASNYPVLPLLAQLLRAPQVTKLLLHSRLLYRLLFLFLGTDRVELSSVVDLPTWAALGQQLRPSLALLFHLPIEGVASLSDITAVLPSEARQLLHEETQSMAQKQPLHATRPVGSESDSELDSVQEASTDRSDGAGDKEDGGDDGRREGGDARAVAADGTAEDEPADAVQLLQRIRPLAEQPLGGNSRNVSGADFDSAARAVGVKRRLLRSRQRHRRRRYGSGPSLSSSSCANAPALADVYHGLRTITLFYVHVLSRLLDVVDPGATGVAAPSAGIAALSLATSRCGGDAIASPVSAVRYRFSPSELCALRTYADFLCELMAYHGVFVNDTVAHGMLTALDVQMAAIEDVGLRVAVAVLAATEPAVPSTIAEKAEGRQWSIEMVYKCLARLTAAATTPEMPRAVNAHYLRLLAAQAKQSSCARAEQLRLGCQLVCVWMAYLDRATTRNRLHDMFRKVADKLHVCVLEKPRDSAAEDGPAVSDASTAQVSRVCYSMHPNWVLHNKSTGRIFSALPNVQNLPKQPPRTTFPIHALSATPSRNSGGDESLRPYGYVDPPTEEDVDRWLSLAEAAAVDQASSAQFPLFPENPQWTLRHLYCAPPGCLLASFDFNQLELRLLAHLSGDAALQEHLSANVDVLALVTASVLRLPSIDHVRPQQRQAVKVIVYGLLYGMGPESMDVRIKKINEEFATSEQQQHRGEAASSAPAPMAARDLLRRFHRVYPRIENYLRETRQEALRSFAVETLSGRKSLIAEKDANRRRQRAIAQAVQGGAADVLHSAMRAVHQQRHSFLPYLPAAPLALVMSIHDELVYAVPRVAIEEVVRGVQRILEDQARVLRLAVPLPVSARVGHCLGELAEFRPTGG encoded by the coding sequence ATGCCACCCAAATCCGCGCGAAGAGGGTCAGCGACACACGCGCTGGTGCCACCGGCGTTGGCGACGGAAGTCGCACCATCCCCACCgccggcagagctgcagtCGCACAGAGGCCGCACGCGGCAGGaatcggcgctgctgttctgGTTAGAAgccgcgtgcgctgcaccgGTGTCACGCAGCTCAACGAATGCCGACCGCGCCTCCGCATCCTCCAGCTCCacgaccgccgctgcggcaaccCCCGTAGCGGAAACCAAGAGAGAACCTTCGGTGGACCTTGCCTCACGGCCACCTCcggaggagcagctgaagcagcagccgtggcaCGGAGGTGCATCAACACAGCAGGAAACAGCCACTCCGGAAGTGTCAGCCGCCGGCGCTTCCGCGGCAGAGACCCCCTCAACTTTTCTTGTGCAGACCGTGGCGACGaaaccaccacctccgccaggCGAGATGCGACTTGGTGGTGATACGAGTGGATCCAGAAAGACAGCGGATGCGCCTCCTACACCTGGCACCGAGCATCCAGCACCGCTTCCTCACCTTTCCTGGGGCACGGGTCCGCGTCGTCTCGTGGTTGCCGACGCAGTGCCCCTCTTCGACTCCCTTCTCGCCGGCCGTCTCGGCCCGGTCGCGGTGgatgtgcagctgcaggggcACACGCGCCtttcgcagcagccacagcagttcgaggcagcgctgcaggcgtACGAGCGGCAAAGCACGGGTGCGCTGCGGGAAGCTCTGAGTAGCGTGCAGCCATTCTTTCTCCTCTgcaacgccggcggcggggcAGACATGCGCGTGAATCACTCGGAGGCGTCGGGAGGTGGCATGGATGACGACGGCCACCCGCAACCAGCACATGGTGCCGCGGTGCTGTCGAACTCCTCAGTGCTCTATACGATGGACCCCGCTAGCAACTACCCCGTTTtgcccctcctcgcccagctgctgcgagcgCCGCAGGTGACGAAGCTCCTCCTTCACAGCCGCCTGCTCTAccgccttctctttctgtttctGGGGACGGACCGAGTGGAGCTGAGCAGCGTCGTCGACCTGCCGAcgtgggcggcgctggggcAGCAGTTGCggccctccctcgctctgcTCTTTCATCTGCCAATAGAAGGTGTCGCATCGTTGTCCGATATCACGGCGGTGCTTCCCTCCgaagcgcggcagctgctccacgaGGAGACGCAGTCGATGGCACAGAAGCAGCCACTTCATGCAACCCGGCCTGTGGGGAGCGAAAGTGACTCCGAGCTCGACAGTGTGCAGGAGGCGAGCACGgaccgcagcgacggcgccggcgacaaGGAGGATGGCGGAGATGACGGGCGtcgcgaaggcggcgacgcgcgagcggtggcagcagacGGGACGGCGGAGGACGAACCGGCAGATGCGGTGCAGCTTCTTCAGCGCATTCGACCTTTGGCCGAGCAGCCCCTCGGCGGCAACAGCCGCAATGTGAGCGGCGCCGACTTTGATTCAGCTGCCCGAGCAGTCGGTGTGAAGCGCCGTCTCTTGCGTTCTCGTcagcggcatcgtcgccgccggtacggcagcggcccctctctctcctcatctTCTTGCGCGAACGCGCCTGCCCTCGCCGACGTCTATCACGGGCTGAGGACGATAACACTGTTCTACGTCCATGTGTTGTCGAGGCTGCTTGACGTAGTCGACCCGGGCGCGACCGGCGTGGCTGCACCGAGTGCTGGAATAGCCGCTCTGTCACTGGCAACCtcgcgctgcggtggcgacgccaTAGCGTCGCCCGTCTCGGCAGTACGGTACCGCTTCTCCCCGTCCGAGTTatgcgcgctgcgcacctACGCGGATTTCCTCTGCGAGCTCATGGCGTACCACGGCGTCTTTGTGAACGACACAGTGGCGCATGGAATGCTGACCGCCTTGGACGTGCAAATGGCCGCCATCGAAGACGTGGGGCTGCGCGTCGCGGTAGCCGTTCTGGCAGCCACGGAGCCTGCTGTGCCGTCTACCATCGCAGAGAAAGCTGAAGGTCGTCAGTGGAGTATTGAGATGGTCTATAAGTGCTTGGCTCGGCTTACAGCCGCTGCAACGACGCCCGAGATGCCGCGAGCAGTGAACGCCCACTACCTACGTCTCCTGGCTGCGCAGGCGAagcagagcagctgcgcgcgggcTGAACAACTTCGACTGGGATGCcagcttgtgtgcgtgtggatgGCGTACCTAGATCGGGCTACGACTAGAAACCGGCTGCATGACATGTTCCGAAAGGTCGCAGATAAactgcacgtgtgcgtgctggaGAAGCCGCGCGACTCAGCAGCGGAGGACGGCCCTGCAGTGTCGGAtgcgtcgacggcgcaggTGTCTCGGGTGTGCTACTCGATGCATCCAAACTGGGTGCTGCACAACAAGTCGACTGGCCGCATCTTTTCAGCGCTGCCAAATGTGCAGAACTTGCCGAAGCAGCCGCCTCGCACGACGTTCCCGATTCACGCGCTTTCCGCCACGCCGAgccgcaacagcggcggcgatgagtCCCTGCGACCCTACGGCTATGTCGACCCGCCGACGGAGGAAGATGTTGATCGGTGGTTGTCGCTCGCGGAGGCCGCTGCGGTCGATCAAGCCTCGTCGGCACAGTTTCCTCTCTTTCCCGAGAACCCGCAATggacgctgcggcacctctACTGCGCCCCTCCTGGTTGTTTACTCGCCTCGTTCGATTTCAACcagctggagctgcgcctgctcgcccacctcagcggcgacgctgctctgCAGGAGCACCTGTCTGCCAACGTAGATGTTTTGGCGCTCGTGACAGCCAGTGTTCTGCGCCTGCCATCCATCGACCACGTGcgcccacagcagcggcaagccGTGAAGGTGATTGTGTATGGCCTCCTGTACGGCATGGGGCCGGAGTCGATGGATGTGCGCATCAAGAAGATCAACGAGGAGTTTGCAACATcagaacagcagcagcaccgaggagaagccgcctcgtccgcgccggcgccgatggcTGCACGTGATCTTCTCAGGCGTTTCCACCGCGTCTACCCGCGCATCGAGAATTATCTTCGCGAGACTCGACAAGAAGCGCTGCGCTCCTTCGCGGTGGAGACGCTGTCCGGCCGCAAGTCCCTCATCGCCGAGAAGGACGCGAACCGGCGGAGGCAGCGAGCCATTGCGCAGGCCGTgcaaggcggcgcggccgacGTGCTGCACAGTGCCATGCGGGCCGTtcaccagcagcgtcacAGCTTTCTGCCTTACCtccctgctgcaccgctcgCACTGGTAATGAGCATTCACGACGAGCTCGTCTATGCCGTTCCGCGGGTTGCGatcgaggaggtggtgcgagGAGTGCAGCGCATCCTCGAGGACCAGGCGCGagtgctgcggctggccgTACCCCTGCCGGTGTCCGCGCGGGTCGGGCACTGTTTGGGCGAACTGGCTGAGTTCCGCCCCACAGGGGGCTGA
- a CDS encoding triosephosphate isomerase encodes MSSKPQPIAAANWKCNGTTASIEKLVQVLNEHNISHDVQCVVAPTFVHIPLVQAKLRNPKYAVSAENAIAKSGAFTGEVSMPILKDLGINWVILGHSERRTYYGETDEIVAQKVADACKQGFMVIACIGETLQQREANQTAKVVLSQTSAIATKLPKEAWDQIVLAYEPVWAIGTGKVATPEQAQEVHALLRKWVSEKIGADVAARLRILYGGSVSAGNAKTLYMKPDINGFLVGGASLKPEFRDIIDATR; translated from the coding sequence ATGTCCTCCAAGCCGCAGCCGATCGCTGCTGCGAACTGGAAGTGCaacggcaccaccgcctccatcgaGAAGCTGGTGCAGGTGCTCAACGAACACAACATCTCCCATGACGTGCAGTGCGTCGTGGCACCGACCTTTGTGCACATCCCATTGGTTCAGGCGAAGCTCCGCAACCCCAAAtacgccgtcagcgccgagAACGCGATCGCCAAGAGCGGCGCCTTCACCGGTGAAGTGTCGATGCCGATCCTGAAGGACCTGGGCATCAACTGGGTCATTCTTGGTCACTCGGAGCGCCGCACCTACTACGGCGAGACGGACGAGATTGTAGCGCAAAAAGTTGCGGATGCGTGCAAGCAGGGCTTCATGGTGATTGCTTGCATTGgagagacgctgcagcagcgtgaagCGAACCAGACAGCGAAGGTGGTGCTGAGCCAGACGTCAGCGATCGCCACGAAGCTGCCGAAGGAGGCGTGGGACCAGATTGTGCTCGCCTACGAGCCGGTGTGGGCCATCGGCACCGGCAAGGTCGCCACGCccgagcaggcgcaggaggtgcaCGCCCTGTTGCGCAAGTGGGTGAGCGAGAAGatcggcgccgacgtcgccgcgAGGCTCCGCATCCTGTACGGTGGCTCCGTCAGCGCCGGCAATGCCAAGACGCTCTACATGAAGCCTGATATTAACGGCTTCCTGGTCGGTGGCGCGTCCCTCAAGCCGGAGTTCCGAGACATCATCGATGCGACCCGATAA
- a CDS encoding hypothetical predicted transmembrane protein — MKGSWKARVHGCSSPGHPLFAAESLQLQEVESSSLLPAPISTLFLKCLDGRCPSPSGRNPLPSDTHAPTHVSLSPSSLARALPHLSQQHTRARRTHRPCTNITVQKVVGSLPWTCTSSSLENARFHPPPLSPPTTHTHRLRSCSVTSHNRRMNGWLIALIVMGCLSTLYLAIGIAVRYHSGLHHCPEVLPNYRFWCSILNVFLRVATCGRCRVSIDRSNRASGIFVLPSRPGAAASPRRVQFELLASDADDDYDINRAMQPAEVVVKY, encoded by the coding sequence ATGAAAGGGTCATGGAAAGCACGCGTCCACGGGTGTTCCTCCCCTGGACACCCCCTCTTCGCTGCGGAGAGCCTTCAGCTCCAGGAAGTGGAGAGCTCTTCCCTTTTACCTGCCCCAATCTCCACCCTCTTTTTGAAATGTCTCGATGGCCGCTGTCCTTCGCCTTCTGGCAGAAACCCTCTACCTtccgacacacacgcgcccactcatgtctctctctctccttcctcgctcGCTCGGGCACTGCCACATCTGagccagcagcacacacgcgcgcgcagaacTCATCGTCCCTGCACCAACATTACCGTACAAAAAGTCGTGGGCTCCCTCCCGTGGACCTGTACATCATCGTCATTAGAGAACGCCCGTTTCCAcccaccgcctctctctccccccactacgcacacacaccgcctTCGTAGCTGCAGCGTCACCTCCCACAACAGAAGGATGAACGGGTGGTTGATTGCGTTGATCGTGATGGGGTGCCTCAGCACGCTCTACTTAGCCATTGGCATCGCCGTCCGCTACCACAGCGGTCTGCACCACTGCCCAGAGGTGCTGCCCAACTACCGCTTCTGGTGCAGCATCCTGAACGTTTTCTTGCGCGTGGCAACATGCGGTCGCTGTCGCGTTTCGATTGACCGCAGCAACCGTGCAAGCGGCATCTTTGTGCTGCCAAGTCgccccggcgccgcggcgtctcCGCGGAGGGTGCAGTTCGAGCTATTAGCCAgcgacgccgatgacgaCTACGACATCAATCGTGCCATGCAGCCGGCGGAGGTAGTGGTGAAGTACTGA